ATAAAATCAAAAGTCAAACCTAAGATGATGATGCAAACCAAAATAAAAAGTACACTATCCATCATGGAACCCCTTTTCTTTAGACATTTCGCATGATGATCGTTTCAAGTGCATTGGCTACATCTTCACAGCTATCTGCAACGCCTTCGAACATCTCATAAATCTCTTTATACTGCATGATGGCAATCGGGTCCTTTTGAGAAGCAAAAAGTTGACGAATACTTCTATCTAACACTGCATCCGCTTTTGATTCTAGGTCGTTAATCCTTACTACATAGGGATGAATCTCATTCATTTTCTTTTGGAACAGCAGATCGGTTGCTCCTGTAATCTCCTTGGTAGCCGCAAGTAATAGAACAGTAAACTCCTCCATGTGCTCGTCCCACTTTTGGATATTATAAATCTCCAAGCGAGAGGACAGCTCTTCAAAACCGTCTAGCACATCGTCCAGCTTAACAGCCAAAGCCAAGATGTCTTCACGCTCAATCGGTGTGATAAATGCCTTATTTAACTCCATAATTACTTTATGTATGTGTGTATCTGCCTTATGCTCGTAGTCTTTCATGACACTAGAGAAGGTAACCAGATCCCCATCGTTCTTCTCAGGAAACTGGGCAAAATACTGAGCAGACTCCTCAATTATACCTACAATCTGGCTCAACGTGCTAAAAAATTTATCGTCCTTTGGTCTAAAAATCATAAATGCTCCTCCTCTTTCTCCAAATCTCGTGCAAAACTAATCAGAAGGAGTCCCAGGTGATATCCCTCGGATGAATGTGTTTATAGTATGGTGTATTATTTCTTGCTCATTCAACGTAATTAACGAACGGCACAGACTAAATCGCATAAAAAAGTAGCCTGTGGTGAGACAAATAAATAATTCTGCCGTAGCAACACAATCAATATCAGCTATCTTACCCTTTTCCTTCATTTTAGCAAAATAATCAGTCAGCATTTGTTTAAATTGATTTGGTTGTATCGAGATTTTTTTCACAAGCTCAGCAAACACAGTTGGGTCTCGAAAACTAATTGAAATAATATCCTGCATCTCAGTAAGTTGCCGCAAAAAATATTGGCCGATATGTAACAGGTCCACTTCCAGTTCCCATGTGAAGTAATCTCTTATGTTGTCCATCTGAAAAGTGTGCCTTTGCACGATCATTTCCATAATTTTGTCTTTACTGCCAAAGTTCCTAAAAATCGTCACTTCATTGACTCCGGCTTTTTCGGCAATTGCTTTTGTAGTCGTAGCTCTGTAGCCTTGTTCCTTTAACAAGTCTATTGTAGCCTGCAGAATTTTATCATTTGTCGATTCTTTCCTCATCTCTTTTCACCCTAGTTTTTATGAATGCAAGCACTTACTTGCAAAGAAAAGTATAGTTCACAGACAGAACAGATGTCAATTTGTTAGAAAAATCAGCTGTGTCAGAAATGTAAACGATGTAATAGGCTTTTTCATCTTAATTATACGTAAGAAAAAATCTCCCGAAAATAAATCGGAGCTTTCTTATACCTATTTTTGTCAGAAGGTCAGCTCCCTACCACTCTTCCCAATCTACTCTATTCCCCACAGCTATTACATGTAAAAACGTTATTCTTTAGCATTTAGCTTGAAGCCATTCCATTTGTGTTGATTGGTGTGTTTTTTTCTGCATTATTACAAACCTTCGTTAGTGATGAGACCGTGAGAAAATGGACACCTAGGCATCCAATGATAGCTATTCCGTTTGCTACCATGCTAGGTTTTATCTTTCCTATCTGTGAGTGTGCCATCGTACCAATTGTGCGACGTTTGATTCATAAGGGTATGCCGGTTTATGTGGGAATGATTTTCTTGTTAGCAGGCCCAATCGTTAATCCAGTTGTGATGGCAGCAACATATACTGCGTTTCCAACTGAACCGCAAATGGTATTATATCGAACGCTGTTTGCCTTTATCGTTGCAGCCGTGGTAGGAATTATTCTCTTTTTCACACAAAAAACCACCCCCTTGAAGTTGGGTAGTGAATATGAAATAACGCATGAACAACAGCATCTTCATAAGCAAACAAGAAAGCTTAGTAGTACATTTACTCACGCGGTCGATGAATTTTTTGATATGGGAAAATTTCTTATCTTTGGAGCGTTGATCAGCGCAATTATTCAAGTGTATGTTGCTAGAGATGACCTGATTTCTTTTGCGGATACTCCCCTCTACGCCAATCTAACAATGATGGGGCTCGGGTTTATTTTCTCCCTTTGCTCGGAAGCAGATGCTTTTATTGCGGCGTCGTTCTCTAACACTTTTAGCAAAGGTTCTTTACTTGCTTTCATGGTGTTTGGTCCGATGATCGACTTAAAGAATACCCTACTGCTACTAAGTGTTTTCCGAATCGGTTTTGTGGCCAAATTTATTTGTTTAGTTACGTTATCTGTTTTGCTACTAACCCTATTCTATCCCTTATAAAAGGAGGTCTGGATGATGCATCACCGAACGAAGAAACATCATTATTATATGCGTAGCCTTATCTTGCTAGGCTTTTCGCTGGTCTTAGCTCATCTGCTTTGGACAGGCTCCATTACTTTTTATCTGGCACCCCGTTTACATACTTTATGTTATGTTACCTTTGTTATTTTACTGTTATTAACGGGAAGCAGTTTTTGGCAAATACGACAGGCAAAGAATCAAAGCGAAGAAATATGCGATTGTGGTGGGCTACATGGATTACCATCTTCTCGCTGGAGTAGTACATTTGTGTATGGACTCTTTCTGCTTCCTGTTTTTATGGGATTGTTTATGCCTGATAAAGTGCTAGATAGTGCGATAGCCAAGCAAAAAGGGATTAATCTTTTGCAGGGAGATGCAAAAAAGTTACTTTCAAAGGAGACTGAAAAGAACCGTGTAGATGCTACAAATAACTCTGTAGACATAGAGTCATCTAGCTCTCAGGCAAATACTTCAGCTAGTACAAACCTACTACAACTACCAGCCCAAACACCAATGGCACTACTTTTAAGCGTCCCCCCAATACTCTCTCTACACAGGAAGTCCGGAAGATGTTTGAGGGGTTTGGTGATTTCTATCAGGAGTTCGCTACTTCGTTGTACCAGGATCCTGTCCTGAAACTAACCGATCAAAACTTTTTAGATGGTTTAACTGTACTATCTGTGTTTACTCATGAATTTGATGGCCATCCGTTAGAACTGATGGGATTTGTCTACCGTCAGCCCAATATGCAAGAAAATGAATTTGTAGTGGCTCGTTTCTCTGTGTCATGTTGTACCGCAGACGCACGGGTATCTGGAGTTCTCGTTCAATCGCCCAATGCCAAGGAATTTAAGACAGATAGCTGGGTTAAGGTGAATGGAGCATTAGGTTTGACAACGTATGAAGGCAATGAACTACTCGTATTACAAGCGAAGCAAATCTCACAGGTTCCTGCACCAAAAGACCCTTACGTCTATTATTCCGCCATTCCTAACAATTAGTTTGCGAAATATTTTATTATTTTACAATTTTAGGTTTCAACTACCTCTTTTTGTGTTAAAACCAATATGTACCCTGTTTTTTCATATACACTAAAGGAGGTTGTTTAGATGCATAAGGAATTAGAAACAGAGGTTGCCATTATTGGTGGCGGTGTAGGCGGATTTGCAGCAGCATTAGGCGCCGCACGACTCGGAAAAAAAGTAGTACTTACAGAAGAGACAGACTGGATTGGAGGGCAATTTACCAGTCAAGCCGTTCCACCTGATGAACATCGTTGGATTGAACAGTTCGGTTGTACCCAAACCTATCGCCAATTTCGCAATCAGGTGCGCGACTACTACCGTCAGCATTTCCCGTTGACGACAGAAGCTCGATTAACATACAATCTTGATCCTGGTAACGGCAGTGTCAGTCGGCTATGTGCCGATCCACGTGTCTATTTATCCGTCATGGAAGAAATGTTAGCACCTTATGTACATAGCGGACTGGTTACGATTATAACCCGCTGCAAAGCGACTTCTGTTGAAACAGATGGGGATACCGTTTGCTCTGTTACGCTTTCCCAGTGTGATAGCGGTATTACCTTTACCATAAAAGCACCTTATTTCCTAGATGCTACAGAATGCGGAGATCTTTTACCAATGGCTAACGTCGAATATGTTACGGGAGCTGAATCTCAATACGATACGGGTGAGCCTCATGCTATAGACGGGGATGCAAGACCTTTTGACATTCAAGCTTCGACATATGTGTTTGCTATGGACTATGTGGAAGGAGAAAACCACATCATAGATAAACCAGCAGACTACGACTTTTGGCGGAATTACAAGCCTGATTTTTGGCCAGCTCGTCAGCTAAGCTTTACAGCTGCAGACCCTAGAACATTACAACCAATTGAATATTCCCTGTTCCCTGATACTGAAAAATTTTCTTTATATACCTATCGTCGAATCATTGATCAATTAAATTTTGTTCCTGGTACCTTTTCTACAGATATTACTCTGGTAAACTGGCCACAAAACGATTATTGGCTAGCCCCTATTTATGACCTTCCAGAAGAAGATGTCTCTAAGCATTTGTATCAAGCGAAACAATTAAGCTTATCGCTATTGTACTGGATGCAAACAGAGGCACCTCGACCAGATGGTAAGGAAGGATATCCTGGATTACGCTTACGACCTGATGTGATGGGAACTACGGATGGATTAGCTAAATATCCATACATTCGAGAATCTCGACGTATTAAAGCAGCATTTACTGTTCTTGAACAGCATGTGAGCGCAGAATGGAGGGGTGATGAGGGTGCCGAACCGTTCCTAGATACGATTGGTATTGGTAGCTATCGCATTGATTTGCATCCAACCACGGAAGGTACAAACTATATAGATGTTGCCTCTTTGCCATTTCAAATCCCATTGGGCGCGCTAATCCCTATTCGAGTTAATAATCTATTGCCTGCTTGCAAAAACATTGGGACGACTCACATCACGAACGGTTGTTATCGACTGCATCCCGTCGAATGGAATATCGGGGAGTCAGCAGGGATGCTAGCCGCTTTTTGTGTCGAAAAAGGATATCAACCTAGAGAAGTGTGGGAGGATTCTACCAAGCTAAAAGATTATCAACAATTACTAACCAAGCAAGGAGTAGAGTTGTTCTGGCCTAAGCTCTCAGCTGTCTAATCATTTTATCCTTACCCATTTATAGTTGCATTCCGTTTCAAAATAAAACTCGGCTACTAGTCAGTACAAGTCCCTATTCATCAAGGGATTTGTTTACTAGGGTAGCCGAGTTTTTTAAGATAGATGTGATAAAATCTTGAAAATACCTGCTCTCCAAATATGTTGATTGAGTAAGCAGTAGATGAACTTTTATTTTGCAGGTAGTTTTCAACAATTTTTCACTCGGATCCATTCTACCTGTAAGAGAACCACTCCATCCTCCCCCAAGGCATCACAATATCAGAATTTTCCCTGATTCCTGCAATAAGAGCATCCCCCTATCACACCAGATGGTATACGAAAGTAAAACAAACTATGCTCTTTTTACACCAGCCTATATTCAAGTATAATCAATGGTAATACATATCATTGTATAGATAATATTGAGGTGGAATAAGCACAATGAAGAAACAGATTGAAGAGCTTGAACGGTTGTTATCTATTAAAGTCGGCGAAGATGTACAAGAAGAATATGACAATTATCTTTCTCTGAAAGGGGCATCCGCAGAAAACCTTCAGGAAATTGAAACGCTCTTTGATATCAAGCTACCTGAAGATTTTAAAGAATTTTATCGTTATAAGAATGGTAGCGGCTACCACTTTCATATTTTATATCCTGAATATGGTGAAGGCTGTATAGAACCTTTTTATTTATACTCCCTTGACGAAATGAAAGAAACAAAAGGCTATTTTTGCGATAATGATGAACTCCTTAGCGAATATTATGATGAACAAGAGATCTCACATCTAGATGCTAGAATTAAGCCTTATCTATTCAACAAGAAATGGTTTCCATTTGCTCAATTAGCGGGCGGCAGTCTGTATCTTATGCTAGATTATGATCCAGCCTCAGACGGAAAAACAGGACAGATTATCGCCTATGTTCATGATCCAGATTTTATTTATTATGTTGCTGACAGCTTTACTAATCTAGTAAAACATTCAAATATAAATTTACAGGATTGGGAAGAGATTGACTATTAATATTGATTTGCTGTAATGAACAGTTTGTAGTTACGATTTAAATGATCCGATTTAAAAACAACTAGCTTAAGGAGCAATAACATGATTCGTAAATATGTTCATCACATTTGTATCCAAACAAATACATATAAGGAATCGTTACAGTTTTATCAAGAAGCGTTAGGATTTAAGCTCGTTCAGGAAACACCTCATTTTCACCAACGTGAATTTAATACATGGTTAAGTCTAGATTCCTTTTACATCGAACTTCAAACTGGGAAAGCTGGTGAATTACTAGATCCTCCTAACACCAATGCCCAAGGACTTGTCCATCTGTGTTTGTGGGTGGAAAATTTGGATGCAGAGCTTCAACGAGTGAAGAGTTTAGGCCACCGCGTAAAAATGAAGGATGGACAGGAAATCTATACCGTGGAAAATGGGCGGTTGCTAAAATTACTCGCTCCTGAAGGAACGATTATCGAGCTTAGAGATAATCAGAGTGTCTAAAAAATAAACAAGAGGCTGTCCTTTCGTGCTGACAAGTCTTGTTTATTTTCTGTAACTATAAGGGGATAGCAACAATCTTAACCCTTTCACTAACAAGCCGATAAAACGTATAATATGAATAGATCCATAAATTTACAGTCCTTTTTTAACACAATAACTGTAAATCATGGAAGGAAAACAATATGAATAAACCGAGAAGGAAAGGATTGATTTCAACATGGCTGAATTGATGATTCGACAACTTGGTGATCCTGTGCTACGCAAAGTATGCAAGCCTATTACCAACATCACAGATCGGGAACAAAAATTATTACAAAATTTAATTGATACACTTTATGCTGATCCTGGTCGAGCAGGTCTGGCAGCGCCACAAGTGGGCTTCTTAAAGCGAATTGCGATCCTGGACTGTGGTGACGGATTAGTAGAATTACTCAATCCAGAAATTATTTCTCGAACGGGAGAAA
This is a stretch of genomic DNA from Brevibacillus laterosporus DSM 25. It encodes these proteins:
- a CDS encoding TIGR03943 family putative permease subunit, producing MFEGFGDFYQEFATSLYQDPVLKLTDQNFLDGLTVLSVFTHEFDGHPLELMGFVYRQPNMQENEFVVARFSVSCCTADARVSGVLVQSPNAKEFKTDSWVKVNGALGLTTYEGNELLVLQAKQISQVPAPKDPYVYYSAIPNN
- a CDS encoding SMI1/KNR4 family protein, translated to MKKQIEELERLLSIKVGEDVQEEYDNYLSLKGASAENLQEIETLFDIKLPEDFKEFYRYKNGSGYHFHILYPEYGEGCIEPFYLYSLDEMKETKGYFCDNDELLSEYYDEQEISHLDARIKPYLFNKKWFPFAQLAGGSLYLMLDYDPASDGKTGQIIAYVHDPDFIYYVADSFTNLVKHSNINLQDWEEIDY
- a CDS encoding TetR/AcrR family transcriptional regulator translates to MRKESTNDKILQATIDLLKEQGYRATTTKAIAEKAGVNEVTIFRNFGSKDKIMEMIVQRHTFQMDNIRDYFTWELEVDLLHIGQYFLRQLTEMQDIISISFRDPTVFAELVKKISIQPNQFKQMLTDYFAKMKEKGKIADIDCVATAELFICLTTGYFFMRFSLCRSLITLNEQEIIHHTINTFIRGISPGTPSD
- a CDS encoding DUF1980 domain-containing protein, which produces MRSLILLGFSLVLAHLLWTGSITFYLAPRLHTLCYVTFVILLLLTGSSFWQIRQAKNQSEEICDCGGLHGLPSSRWSSTFVYGLFLLPVFMGLFMPDKVLDSAIAKQKGINLLQGDAKKLLSKETEKNRVDATNNSVDIESSSSQANTSASTNLLQLPAQTPMALLLSVPPILSLHRKSGRCLRGLVISIRSSLLRCTRILS
- a CDS encoding FAD-dependent oxidoreductase: MHKELETEVAIIGGGVGGFAAALGAARLGKKVVLTEETDWIGGQFTSQAVPPDEHRWIEQFGCTQTYRQFRNQVRDYYRQHFPLTTEARLTYNLDPGNGSVSRLCADPRVYLSVMEEMLAPYVHSGLVTIITRCKATSVETDGDTVCSVTLSQCDSGITFTIKAPYFLDATECGDLLPMANVEYVTGAESQYDTGEPHAIDGDARPFDIQASTYVFAMDYVEGENHIIDKPADYDFWRNYKPDFWPARQLSFTAADPRTLQPIEYSLFPDTEKFSLYTYRRIIDQLNFVPGTFSTDITLVNWPQNDYWLAPIYDLPEEDVSKHLYQAKQLSLSLLYWMQTEAPRPDGKEGYPGLRLRPDVMGTTDGLAKYPYIRESRRIKAAFTVLEQHVSAEWRGDEGAEPFLDTIGIGSYRIDLHPTTEGTNYIDVASLPFQIPLGALIPIRVNNLLPACKNIGTTHITNGCYRLHPVEWNIGESAGMLAAFCVEKGYQPREVWEDSTKLKDYQQLLTKQGVELFWPKLSAV
- a CDS encoding DUF47 domain-containing protein — encoded protein: MIFRPKDDKFFSTLSQIVGIIEESAQYFAQFPEKNDGDLVTFSSVMKDYEHKADTHIHKVIMELNKAFITPIEREDILALAVKLDDVLDGFEELSSRLEIYNIQKWDEHMEEFTVLLLAATKEITGATDLLFQKKMNEIHPYVVRINDLESKADAVLDRSIRQLFASQKDPIAIMQYKEIYEMFEGVADSCEDVANALETIIMRNV
- a CDS encoding permease produces the protein MFFSALLQTFVSDETVRKWTPRHPMIAIPFATMLGFIFPICECAIVPIVRRLIHKGMPVYVGMIFLLAGPIVNPVVMAATYTAFPTEPQMVLYRTLFAFIVAAVVGIILFFTQKTTPLKLGSEYEITHEQQHLHKQTRKLSSTFTHAVDEFFDMGKFLIFGALISAIIQVYVARDDLISFADTPLYANLTMMGLGFIFSLCSEADAFIAASFSNTFSKGSLLAFMVFGPMIDLKNTLLLLSVFRIGFVAKFICLVTLSVLLLTLFYPL
- a CDS encoding VOC family protein; translated protein: MIRKYVHHICIQTNTYKESLQFYQEALGFKLVQETPHFHQREFNTWLSLDSFYIELQTGKAGELLDPPNTNAQGLVHLCLWVENLDAELQRVKSLGHRVKMKDGQEIYTVENGRLLKLLAPEGTIIELRDNQSV